One genomic window of Parasteatoda tepidariorum isolate YZ-2023 chromosome 9, CAS_Ptep_4.0, whole genome shotgun sequence includes the following:
- the LOC107452582 gene encoding aspartate dehydrogenase domain-containing protein-like isoform X1, with product MVIKVGLLGYGHLGQYLASKIVQDENFKLIFVWNRTISSLRGKINESLILDNIDDFVLHNVDLIVEVAHPSITRSHGKVILKHCNYMVGSPTALCDENLLQDLKRAATKNGLYVPSGAFWGGEDLRKMSDAGLMRSLIVTMKKHPKSLKLEGHLKEKNAMVTSESTLLYEGCVRDVCALAPNNTNTMAAAALAVPSLGFDNVIGRLISDPELINYHIVEIEAFGYPKEEGSCFHVHTIRKNPAVIGEVTGEATYAAYFGSLKRAAGKGPGLHLC from the exons atggTGATAAAAGTGGGACTCCTTGGGTATGGACATTTGG GTCaatatttagcttcaaaaattgtacaagatgaaaattttaagttgatatTCGTTTGGAACCGCACAATATCATCTCTTAgaggaaaaattaatgaatcccTGATCTTGGATAATATCGATGATTTTGTTCTACACAATGTGGATCTTATTGTGGAAGTCGCTCACCCCTCTATTACTAGATCTCATggaaaagtcattttaaagCATTGCAACTACATg GTCGGATCTCCTACAGCCTTATGCGATGAAAATTTACTGCAAGATTTAAAAAGGGCTGCAACAAAAAATGGACTTTATGTTCCCAGTGGAGCCTTTTGGGGTGGAGAAGATCTGAGGAAAATGTCAGATGCAGGCTTGATGCGA AGTCTTATTGTTACTATGAAGAAACATcctaaaagtttgaaattagaaggacacttaaaagaaaaaaatgctatggTGACGTCAGAGTCCACCCTATTGTACGAAG GTTGTGTTCGTGATGTTTGTGCATTAGCGCCGAACAACACGAATACAATGGCTGCTGCTGCTTTAGCAGTTCCAAGTCTCGGATTCGACAATGTTATAGGGCGTCTGATCTCTGATccaga ACTAATAAACTACCATATAGTTGAGATAGAAGCATTTGGATATCCAAAAGAAGAAGGGTCTTGCTTTCATGTCCATACTATCAGGAAAAATCCAGCTGTCATTGGAGAAGTTACTGGAGAAGCTACGTACGCAGCTTATTTTGGAAGTTTAAAAA gaGCAGCTGGAAAAGGACCCGGTTTGCATTTGTGCTAA
- the LOC107452582 gene encoding aspartate dehydrogenase domain-containing protein-like isoform X3, translating into MSVLSFTLSQYLASKIDIRFELIFVWNRTISTLRGKIDESLILDSLDDFVLQNVDLIVEVAHPSVTRSHGKVILKHCNYMVGSPTALCDENLLQDLKRAATKNGLYVPSGAFWGGEDLRKMSDAGLMRSLIVTMKKHPKSLKLEGHLKEKNAMVTSESTLLYEGCVRDVCALAPNNTNTMAAAALAVPSLGFDNVIGRLISDPELINYHIVEIEAFGYPKEEGSCFHVHTIRKNPAVIGEVTGEATYAAYFGSLKRAAGKGPGLHLC; encoded by the exons ATGTCCgttctttcttttactttaagtcaatatttagcttcaaaaattgATATTCGTTTTGAGTTGATATTCGTTTGGAACCGCACAATATCAACTCTTAGAGGAAAAATTGATGAATCTCTCATCTTGGATAGTCTCGATGATTTTGTTCTACAGAATGTGGATCTTATTGTGGAAGTCGCTCACCCCTCTGTTACTAGATCTCATggaaaagtcattttaaagCACTGCAACTACATG GTCGGATCTCCTACAGCCTTATGCGATGAAAATTTACTGCAAGATTTAAAAAGGGCTGCAACAAAAAATGGACTTTATGTTCCCAGTGGAGCCTTTTGGGGTGGAGAAGATCTGAGGAAAATGTCAGATGCAGGCTTGATGCGA AGTCTTATTGTTACTATGAAGAAACATcctaaaagtttgaaattagaaggacacttaaaagaaaaaaatgctatggTGACGTCAGAGTCCACCCTATTGTACGAAG GTTGTGTTCGTGATGTTTGTGCATTAGCGCCGAACAACACGAATACAATGGCTGCTGCTGCTTTAGCAGTTCCAAGTCTCGGATTCGACAATGTTATAGGGCGTCTGATCTCTGATccaga ACTAATAAACTACCATATAGTTGAGATAGAAGCATTTGGATATCCAAAAGAAGAAGGGTCTTGCTTTCATGTCCATACTATCAGGAAAAATCCAGCTGTCATTGGAGAAGTTACTGGAGAAGCTACGTACGCAGCTTATTTTGGAAGTTTAAAAA gaGCAGCTGGAAAAGGACCCGGTTTGCATTTGTGCTAA